In Pseudomonas putida, a genomic segment contains:
- a CDS encoding YifB family Mg chelatase-like AAA ATPase, whose protein sequence is MSLALVHSRAQVGVQAPAVSVETHLANGLPHLTLVGLPETTVKESKDRVRSAIVNSSLNYPARRITQNLAPADLPKDGGRYDLAIALGILAASGQVPVASLADLECLGELALSGKLRPVQGVLPAALAAREAGRALVVPTENAEEASLAGGLVVYAVGHLLELVAHLNGQVPLAPYAANGLLLQQRPYPDLSEVQGQVAAKRALLLAAAGAHNLLFTGPPGTGKTLLASRLPGLLPPLDEHEALEVAAIRSVCGGAPLRSWPQRPFRHPHHSASGPALVGGSSRPQPGEITLAHHGVLFLDELPEFERRVLEVLREPMESGEIVIARARDKVRFPARFQLVAAMNPCPCGYLGDPSGRCRCSPEQIQRYRNKLSGPLLDRIDLHLTVARESTTLACAPSGDTSAAVGARVAEARELQQRRQGCANAFLDLHGLRRHCALEQADQAWLESACERLTLSLRAAHRLLKVARTLADLEGAPSIARAHLAEALQYRPGS, encoded by the coding sequence ATGTCCCTCGCCCTCGTCCACAGCCGCGCCCAGGTAGGCGTGCAGGCGCCGGCTGTCAGCGTCGAAACCCACCTGGCCAACGGCCTGCCCCACCTCACCCTGGTGGGTTTACCGGAAACCACGGTCAAGGAAAGCAAGGACCGGGTGCGCAGCGCCATCGTCAACTCAAGCCTGAACTACCCCGCCCGGCGCATTACCCAGAACCTCGCCCCCGCCGACCTGCCGAAGGACGGCGGGCGCTACGACCTGGCCATCGCCCTGGGCATTCTTGCGGCAAGCGGCCAGGTGCCGGTGGCCAGCCTGGCCGACCTCGAATGCCTCGGCGAGCTGGCGCTGTCCGGCAAGCTGCGGCCAGTCCAGGGCGTGCTCCCCGCCGCATTGGCGGCGCGGGAGGCCGGGCGCGCCCTGGTGGTGCCCACGGAAAACGCCGAGGAAGCGAGCCTGGCCGGTGGGCTGGTGGTCTATGCCGTGGGCCACTTGCTGGAGCTGGTGGCCCACCTTAACGGCCAGGTGCCGCTGGCGCCCTATGCTGCCAACGGCCTGCTGCTGCAACAACGGCCCTATCCCGACCTCAGCGAGGTACAGGGCCAGGTAGCCGCCAAGCGTGCGCTGCTGCTGGCTGCAGCGGGAGCACACAACCTGTTGTTCACCGGGCCACCGGGCACCGGCAAGACCTTGCTGGCCAGCCGGCTGCCGGGGTTGTTGCCGCCGCTGGACGAACACGAGGCATTGGAAGTCGCGGCCATCCGCTCGGTGTGCGGTGGCGCGCCGTTGCGAAGCTGGCCGCAGCGGCCGTTTCGTCACCCTCATCATTCGGCGTCGGGGCCTGCACTGGTGGGCGGCAGCAGCCGACCGCAACCCGGCGAGATCACCCTCGCCCACCATGGCGTGCTGTTTCTCGACGAACTGCCCGAGTTCGAAAGGCGCGTGCTTGAGGTGCTGCGTGAGCCCATGGAATCGGGTGAGATCGTTATCGCCAGGGCTCGCGACAAGGTGCGCTTCCCGGCCCGCTTCCAGCTGGTGGCGGCGATGAACCCCTGCCCCTGCGGCTACCTGGGCGATCCCTCCGGGCGCTGCCGCTGCAGCCCCGAACAAATCCAGCGCTATCGCAACAAGCTGTCCGGCCCGCTGCTCGACCGCATCGACCTGCACCTGACCGTCGCCCGCGAAAGCACGACCCTGGCCTGCGCGCCCAGTGGCGATACCAGCGCCGCCGTCGGCGCCCGGGTCGCCGAGGCACGAGAGCTGCAGCAGCGCCGCCAGGGCTGCGCCAATGCCTTCCTCGACCTGCACGGCCTGCGCCGGCACTGCGCCCTGGAGCAAGCCGACCAGGCTTGGCTGGAAAGTGCCTGCGAGCGCCTGACGCTATCCCTGCGCGCCGCTCATCGGTTGCTCAAGGTGGCGCGAACGCTCGCCGACCTGGAAGGCGCACCTTCTATAGCCCGAGCACATCTGGCAGAAGCCCTGCAGTACCGGCCTGGTAGCTGA
- the glnK gene encoding P-II family nitrogen regulator has protein sequence MKLVTAIIKPFKLDDVRESLSEIGVQGITVTEVKGFGRQKGHTELYRGAEYVVDFLPKVKIDVAIDDKDLDRVIEAITKAANTGKIGDGKIFVVNLEQAIRIRTGETDTDAI, from the coding sequence ATGAAGCTAGTCACAGCCATCATCAAGCCGTTCAAGCTGGACGACGTGCGCGAGTCGCTGTCGGAAATCGGCGTGCAGGGCATCACCGTCACCGAAGTCAAAGGCTTCGGCCGGCAGAAGGGCCATACCGAGTTGTATCGCGGCGCGGAATACGTGGTCGACTTCCTGCCCAAGGTCAAGATCGATGTCGCCATCGATGACAAGGACCTCGACCGGGTGATCGAAGCCATTACCAAAGCGGCCAACACCGGCAAGATCGGTGACGGCAAGATCTTCGTGGTGAATCTGGAGCAGGCGATCCGCATCCGTACCGGCGAAACCGATACCGACGCGATCTAA
- a CDS encoding ammonium transporter, with the protein MTLRKIAGLGALLSLVMPGLALADEAAPVLNSGDTAWMLTATALVLFMTIPGLALFYGGMVRSKNVLSVMMQCFAITGLMSILWMVYGYSMAFDTTGMEKGVLNFNSFVGGFSKAFLSGVTPDSLTSAAALFPEAVFITFQMTFAIITPALIVGAFAERMKFSAMLVFMGIWFTLVYAPIAHMVWSGDGALMWDWGVLDFAGGTVVHINAGIAGLVCCLVLGKRKGYPTTPMAPHNLGYTLMGAAMLWIGWFGFNAGSAAAANGTAGMAMLVTQIATAAAALGWMFAEWIGHGKPSALGIASGVVAGLVAITPAAGTVGPMGALVIGLVSGVVCYFCATTLKRKLGYDDSLDAFGVHGIGGIIGAILTGVFAAPALGGFGAVTDIGAQVWIQAKGVIFTVVYTAIVTYVILKVLDVVMGLRVNEEEESVGLDLAQHNERGYNL; encoded by the coding sequence ATGACTCTGCGTAAGATCGCAGGGCTAGGAGCCCTATTGTCCCTCGTAATGCCTGGGCTCGCCCTGGCAGACGAAGCTGCCCCAGTGCTGAACTCCGGCGACACCGCCTGGATGCTGACTGCAACTGCGCTGGTGCTGTTCATGACCATTCCGGGTCTTGCGCTGTTCTACGGCGGCATGGTGCGTTCCAAGAACGTGCTGTCGGTGATGATGCAGTGCTTCGCCATCACCGGTCTGATGAGCATCCTGTGGATGGTCTACGGCTACAGCATGGCCTTCGATACCACCGGTATGGAAAAAGGCGTGCTCAACTTCAATTCCTTCGTCGGCGGCTTCTCCAAGGCCTTCCTCAGTGGTGTCACCCCTGACAGCCTGACCTCCGCCGCCGCGCTGTTCCCGGAGGCTGTGTTCATCACCTTCCAGATGACCTTCGCCATCATCACCCCGGCGCTGATCGTCGGTGCCTTCGCCGAGCGCATGAAGTTCTCCGCCATGCTGGTGTTCATGGGTATCTGGTTCACCCTGGTCTATGCGCCGATCGCGCACATGGTCTGGAGCGGTGACGGTGCACTGATGTGGGACTGGGGCGTGCTCGACTTCGCCGGCGGCACCGTGGTGCACATCAACGCCGGTATTGCGGGCCTGGTCTGCTGCCTGGTGCTGGGCAAGCGCAAAGGCTACCCGACCACCCCGATGGCGCCGCACAACCTGGGCTACACCCTGATGGGCGCAGCCATGCTGTGGATCGGCTGGTTCGGCTTCAACGCAGGTTCCGCCGCTGCCGCCAATGGCACCGCGGGCATGGCCATGCTGGTCACCCAGATCGCCACCGCTGCCGCCGCGCTGGGCTGGATGTTCGCCGAGTGGATCGGCCACGGCAAACCAAGCGCCCTGGGCATCGCCTCGGGTGTGGTCGCCGGCCTCGTCGCCATCACCCCGGCAGCCGGCACCGTCGGCCCGATGGGCGCCCTGGTGATCGGCCTGGTCTCGGGTGTGGTCTGCTACTTCTGCGCCACCACCCTCAAGCGCAAGCTCGGCTATGACGACTCGCTGGACGCCTTCGGCGTACACGGTATCGGCGGCATCATCGGCGCGATCCTCACCGGTGTGTTCGCAGCTCCCGCCCTGGGCGGCTTCGGCGCGGTCACCGATATCGGTGCACAGGTCTGGATCCAGGCCAAGGGCGTGATCTTCACCGTGGTCTACACCGCCATCGTCACCTACGTGATTCTCAAGGTGCTGGACGTGGTGATGGGCCTGCGGGTCAACGAAGAAGAAGAGTCGGTCGGCCTCGACCTGGCTCAACACAACGAACGCGGCTACAACCTGTAA
- a CDS encoding TOBE domain-containing protein — translation MACFAKNVSARNVFEGTVTSVQPGAVNAEVELTLGGGEKRVAVVTMASLHNLNINVGNEAVALVKAPWVVLLTDAAGYKLSARNALAGEVVRAGDGAVNADVVLKLAGGTEVYAIVTREAVQELGLAPGGKATALIKASHIIRGAKA, via the coding sequence ATGGCGTGTTTCGCCAAGAACGTCAGTGCACGCAACGTTTTCGAAGGCACGGTCACCAGCGTCCAACCCGGCGCGGTCAATGCCGAGGTGGAGCTGACGTTGGGCGGCGGCGAGAAACGGGTGGCGGTCGTCACCATGGCCAGCCTGCACAACCTCAACATCAACGTCGGCAACGAGGCCGTGGCCCTGGTCAAGGCTCCCTGGGTGGTGCTGCTGACCGACGCTGCCGGCTACAAGCTCTCGGCGCGCAACGCCCTCGCAGGCGAAGTGGTGCGCGCAGGTGATGGCGCGGTGAACGCCGACGTGGTGCTCAAGCTGGCCGGCGGCACCGAGGTATACGCCATCGTCACCCGCGAAGCCGTGCAGGAGCTGGGCCTGGCGCCGGGGGGCAAGGCTACTGCGTTGATCAAGGCCTCGCATATCATTCGAGGCGCCAAGGCCTGA
- the sutA gene encoding transcriptional regulator SutA encodes MSDDDLENDDLEVGDEDEGDEGLEAAADDSVEDAGDDDSSPAPAAKGKSKAAVSVDEMPSMEAKQKERDALAKAMEEFLARGGKVQEVEANVVADPPKKPDNKYGSRPI; translated from the coding sequence ATGAGCGACGACGATCTGGAAAATGATGACCTCGAAGTAGGCGACGAAGACGAGGGTGATGAAGGCCTCGAAGCCGCCGCTGACGACAGCGTCGAAGACGCTGGCGACGACGACAGCAGCCCCGCCCCGGCTGCCAAGGGCAAATCCAAGGCGGCGGTCTCGGTAGACGAGATGCCGAGCATGGAAGCCAAGCAGAAGGAGCGTGACGCCCTGGCCAAGGCCATGGAAGAGTTCCTGGCCCGTGGCGGCAAGGTTCAGGAAGTCGAGGCCAACGTGGTCGCCGACCCGCCCAAGAAGCCGGACAACAAATACGGCAGCCGCCCTATCTGA
- a CDS encoding accessory factor UbiK family protein — protein sequence MLAPKALLDALSDQASRLFSSDTAQPRAELESQFKVLMQGAFSKLDLVSREEFDSQMVVLARTRARLEALEKQVAEMEARMAPSAQE from the coding sequence ATGCTCGCGCCCAAAGCCCTTCTCGACGCCCTGAGCGACCAGGCCTCGCGCCTGTTCAGCAGCGATACCGCCCAGCCTCGCGCCGAACTGGAAAGCCAGTTCAAGGTGCTGATGCAAGGCGCCTTCAGCAAGCTGGACCTGGTCAGCCGGGAAGAATTCGACAGCCAGATGGTCGTGTTGGCCCGCACCCGTGCACGTCTCGAAGCCCTGGAGAAACAGGTCGCCGAGATGGAAGCCCGGATGGCGCCCAGCGCCCAGGAATAA